One segment of Magnetospirillum sp. WYHS-4 DNA contains the following:
- a CDS encoding ATP-binding protein: protein MFPIPDAVLDSLPDPVILLDGDRRVLAANRAADELLGGGLVGFNLARALRHPAALDAVDAVLEGEDDRREVEVSLPVPVQRDYRVQVVAVPVQSGGAVRAVLVLNDTTLARRAEQMRADFVANVSHELRSPLSALIGIIETLRGPAADDAEARDRFLAIMARESGRMARLIDDLLSLSRVEVNEHILPRAKAPVDRLLRQVAELVAERAKGRGMTIRLDLPPDLPAVMGAADELTQVFQNLIDNSLKYAREGSTVQVSAFTVERLPSIDCPGVAVTVADQGEGIARDDLPRLTERFYRVDKARSRGAGGTGLGLAIVKHIVNRHRGRLMISSEVGEGTTVTVLLPVCHKSVTEQS, encoded by the coding sequence ATGTTCCCGATTCCCGATGCCGTCCTGGACAGTCTGCCCGATCCGGTGATTCTGCTGGACGGGGACCGGCGCGTGCTGGCCGCCAACCGGGCGGCCGACGAGTTGCTGGGCGGCGGGCTGGTGGGGTTCAACCTGGCCCGCGCCTTGCGCCACCCGGCGGCACTGGACGCCGTCGACGCGGTGCTGGAGGGCGAGGACGACCGTCGCGAGGTCGAAGTCTCCCTGCCGGTGCCCGTGCAGCGCGACTACCGCGTCCAGGTGGTGGCCGTGCCGGTCCAGTCCGGCGGGGCGGTGCGCGCCGTGCTGGTGCTCAACGACACCACCCTGGCCCGGCGCGCCGAGCAGATGCGGGCCGATTTCGTCGCCAATGTCAGCCACGAACTGCGTTCGCCCCTTTCGGCCCTGATCGGCATCATCGAAACCCTGCGCGGTCCCGCCGCCGACGACGCCGAGGCCCGTGACCGCTTCCTCGCCATCATGGCCCGCGAATCGGGCCGCATGGCCCGCCTGATCGACGACCTGCTGTCCCTGTCGCGGGTCGAAGTCAACGAGCACATCCTGCCCCGGGCCAAGGCTCCGGTCGACCGCCTGCTGCGCCAGGTCGCAGAATTGGTGGCCGAGCGGGCGAAAGGTCGCGGGATGACCATTCGCCTCGACCTGCCGCCCGACCTGCCGGCCGTGATGGGCGCGGCCGACGAACTGACCCAGGTCTTCCAGAACCTGATCGACAATTCCCTGAAATACGCCCGCGAGGGCTCGACGGTGCAGGTTTCCGCCTTCACCGTCGAACGGCTGCCTTCCATCGACTGTCCCGGCGTGGCGGTGACGGTGGCGGACCAGGGCGAGGGCATCGCCCGCGACGACTTGCCGCGCCTTACCGAACGATTCTACCGGGTGGACAAGGCGCGCTCGCGGGGCGCCGGCGGAACCGGGCTGGGCTTGGCCATCGTCAAGCACATCGTCAACCGCCACCGCGGCCGGCTGATGATTTCCAGCGAGGTCGGCGAAGGGACGACGGTGACGGTCCTTCTTCCCGTATGTCATAAAAGCGTAACCGAGCAGTCATAA
- a CDS encoding PstS family phosphate ABC transporter substrate-binding protein yields MLKNSILLAAVATVALTGAAEARDQIRIVGSSTVYPFSTAVAEQFGKQGKFKSPVVESTGTGGGFKLFCAGIGPNNPDMTNASRAIKKSEVEDCVKNGITDITEVKIGFDGIVIANSKSAKQMTVTRQQLFLALAKDVPDGAGGFKANPYKMWSEIDASLPAQKIEVLGPPPTSGTRDAFVELVMEPGCDKFPESKALKEADKKKHQAVCQGVREDGAFIEAGENDVLIVRKLESNTNAFGIFGFSFLDQNADKIQATKVEGTDANFDNIASGKYPVSRPLFFYVKKAHVGTIPGMQEFVAEFTSEKAWGESGYLADKGLIPLPKADRETLGKAARDLANNVK; encoded by the coding sequence ATGCTCAAGAATTCCATCCTGCTCGCCGCCGTGGCGACCGTCGCCCTTACCGGCGCCGCCGAGGCCCGCGACCAGATCCGCATCGTCGGTTCGTCGACCGTCTATCCCTTCTCGACCGCGGTGGCCGAACAGTTCGGCAAGCAAGGCAAGTTCAAGTCCCCGGTGGTGGAAAGCACCGGCACCGGCGGCGGCTTCAAGCTGTTCTGCGCCGGCATCGGCCCCAACAATCCGGACATGACGAATGCTTCGCGCGCCATCAAGAAGTCCGAGGTCGAGGACTGCGTCAAGAACGGCATCACCGATATCACCGAGGTCAAGATCGGCTTCGACGGCATCGTGATCGCCAATTCCAAGAGCGCCAAGCAGATGACCGTCACCCGCCAGCAGCTCTTCCTGGCGCTCGCCAAGGACGTGCCGGACGGGGCCGGCGGCTTCAAGGCCAACCCCTACAAGATGTGGAGCGAGATCGACGCTTCGCTGCCTGCCCAGAAGATCGAAGTGCTGGGCCCGCCGCCGACATCGGGCACCCGCGACGCCTTCGTCGAACTGGTCATGGAACCGGGCTGCGACAAGTTCCCCGAATCCAAGGCGCTCAAGGAAGCCGACAAGAAGAAGCACCAGGCGGTCTGCCAGGGCGTCCGCGAGGACGGCGCCTTCATCGAAGCCGGCGAGAACGACGTCCTGATCGTGCGCAAGCTGGAATCCAACACCAACGCTTTCGGCATCTTCGGCTTCAGCTTCCTCGACCAGAACGCCGACAAGATCCAGGCCACCAAGGTGGAAGGCACCGACGCCAACTTCGACAATATCGCGTCGGGCAAGTACCCGGTCTCCCGTCCGCTGTTCTTCTACGTGAAGAAGGCCCATGTCGGCACCATCCCCGGCATGCAGGAATTCGTGGCCGAATTCACCAGCGAGAAGGCCTGGGGCGAGAGCGGCTACCTGGCCGACAAGGGTCTGATCCCGCTGCCCAAGGCGGATCGCGAGACCCTGGGCAAGGCCGCCCGCGACCTGGCGAACAACGTGAAGTAA
- the pstC gene encoding phosphate ABC transporter permease subunit PstC, which produces MQTTVLLLVLIVLTLAGFALGRSRAVAGVGGNLRQLHSLPDYYGYFVAAWCGLPALALLAVWLVFEGRVVETLVVSALPESLRGLDGSRIGLLLTEVRNLARGQVFGGEPSAEMRAAADHYAALRQTSFLAMAAVSTALAAAGLTYARGRIHPDFRARNRIETLVRVFLLVCSVIAIFTTLGIVLSLLFEAMRFFQKVPPLDFLFGLEWSPQTALRADQVGASGRFGAIPLFAGTMLISLIAMVVAAPTGLFAAIYMGEYAHPKFRDTVKPLMEILAGIPTVVYGFFAALTVAPFFRDTGAMAGFAISSESALAAGVVMGVMIIPFVSSISDDVITAVPSAMREGSLGLGATRSETVRLVIIPAALPGIIGGLLLAVSRAIGETMVVVMAAGLTANLTANPFEAVTTVTVQIVTLLVGDQEFDSAKTLAAFALGLMLFVVTLVLNVVALHVVNKYREQYE; this is translated from the coding sequence GTGCAGACGACCGTTCTCCTCCTGGTCCTGATCGTGCTCACCCTGGCGGGCTTCGCCCTGGGGCGGTCGCGGGCGGTGGCCGGCGTCGGCGGGAACCTCCGCCAATTGCATTCGCTTCCCGACTACTACGGCTACTTCGTGGCCGCCTGGTGCGGCCTGCCGGCCTTGGCCCTGCTGGCCGTCTGGCTGGTTTTCGAAGGGCGGGTGGTGGAAACCCTGGTGGTTTCCGCCCTGCCCGAATCCCTGCGCGGCCTGGACGGCTCGCGCATCGGCCTGCTGCTCACCGAAGTCCGCAACCTGGCGCGCGGCCAGGTCTTCGGGGGCGAGCCATCGGCCGAGATGCGGGCCGCCGCCGACCACTACGCCGCACTCCGCCAGACCAGCTTTCTTGCCATGGCCGCGGTGTCCACCGCCCTGGCCGCGGCGGGCCTGACCTATGCCCGCGGGCGCATCCATCCCGACTTCCGGGCCCGCAACCGCATCGAAACCCTGGTGCGCGTCTTCCTGCTGGTCTGTTCGGTGATCGCCATCTTCACCACCCTGGGTATCGTGCTGTCGTTGCTGTTCGAGGCCATGCGGTTCTTCCAGAAGGTGCCGCCGCTCGACTTCCTGTTCGGCCTGGAATGGAGCCCCCAGACGGCCTTGCGTGCCGACCAGGTGGGCGCTTCCGGCCGCTTCGGCGCCATCCCGCTGTTCGCCGGCACCATGCTGATCTCGCTGATCGCCATGGTGGTCGCGGCGCCGACGGGCCTGTTCGCCGCCATCTACATGGGCGAATACGCCCACCCCAAGTTCCGCGACACGGTCAAGCCGCTGATGGAAATCCTGGCCGGCATCCCGACCGTGGTCTACGGCTTCTTCGCCGCCCTGACCGTGGCGCCCTTCTTCCGCGACACCGGGGCCATGGCGGGCTTTGCCATCTCGTCGGAAAGCGCGTTGGCCGCAGGGGTGGTCATGGGGGTGATGATCATCCCCTTCGTGTCCTCGATTTCGGACGACGTGATAACCGCCGTGCCCAGCGCCATGCGCGAAGGCTCGCTGGGCCTGGGCGCCACCCGCTCCGAGACCGTGCGCCTGGTCATCATCCCCGCCGCCCTGCCGGGCATCATCGGCGGCCTGTTGCTGGCGGTGTCGCGCGCCATCGGCGAGACCATGGTGGTGGTCATGGCCGCCGGCCTGACCGCCAACCTGACGGCCAACCCCTTCGAGGCGGTCACCACGGTGACCGTGCAGATCGTCACCCTCCTGGTGGGCGACCAGGAATTCGACAGCGCCAAGACCCTGGCGGCCTTCGCCCTGGGCCTGATGCTTTTCGTGGTGACCCTGGTGCTCAACGTGGTCGCCCTCCACGTGGTCAACAAGTACAGGGAACAGTATGAGTGA
- the pstA gene encoding phosphate ABC transporter permease PstA, with protein MTVSARIEASLRRRYAAERRFRAYGLSAIVFALSCLALLFVAIGANGVSAFLQTRISLEVEFVPEQVKDGDWQGLAKKALWAQFPEIAERRDRQMLAALLSSGAGFALRAEVEKTPSLVGGKAMVALPASADVDQHVKGNVRRDLAETERRVNDRQAAWVKTLEDKGLVKKAFNSVLFTAGDSREPEQAGILGALTGSLLTMAVTLVLSFPVAVGAAVYLEEFAPKNRFTQLIEVNINNLAAVPSIVFGLLGLAMFLNFFGLPRSAPLVGGMVLALMTLPTIIIAGRVALKSVPPSIREAAFGLGASPIQVVFHHVLPLALPGILTGTIIGMARALGESAPLLMIGMVAFIVNVPAGFTDPATVMPVQVYLWSDAPERAFVERTSAAIIVLLGFLVFMNALAVYLRKRFEIRW; from the coding sequence ATGACCGTTTCCGCCCGCATCGAGGCGAGCCTCAGGCGCCGCTACGCCGCCGAGCGCCGGTTCCGCGCCTACGGCCTGTCGGCCATCGTCTTCGCCCTGTCCTGCCTGGCGCTGCTGTTCGTCGCCATCGGCGCCAACGGCGTTTCGGCCTTCTTGCAGACCCGGATATCCCTGGAGGTCGAGTTCGTTCCCGAACAGGTCAAGGACGGCGACTGGCAAGGCTTGGCCAAGAAGGCCCTGTGGGCCCAGTTTCCCGAGATCGCGGAACGCCGAGACCGGCAGATGCTTGCCGCCTTGCTGAGTTCGGGCGCCGGCTTCGCCTTGCGCGCCGAAGTCGAGAAGACCCCGTCCCTGGTGGGCGGCAAGGCGATGGTGGCCCTGCCTGCTTCGGCCGACGTGGACCAGCACGTCAAGGGCAACGTGCGTCGCGACTTGGCCGAGACCGAACGCCGGGTCAACGACCGCCAGGCCGCCTGGGTGAAGACCCTGGAGGACAAGGGGCTGGTCAAGAAGGCCTTCAACAGCGTGCTGTTCACCGCGGGCGATTCCCGCGAACCCGAACAGGCTGGCATCCTGGGCGCCCTCACGGGCTCGCTGCTGACCATGGCGGTGACCCTGGTGCTGTCCTTCCCGGTGGCGGTGGGCGCGGCGGTCTACCTGGAAGAATTCGCGCCCAAGAACCGCTTCACCCAGCTGATCGAGGTCAACATCAACAACCTGGCGGCCGTGCCGTCCATCGTCTTCGGCCTGCTGGGCCTGGCGATGTTCCTCAACTTCTTCGGCCTGCCCCGGTCCGCGCCCCTGGTCGGCGGCATGGTGCTGGCCCTGATGACTCTGCCTACCATCATCATCGCCGGGCGGGTGGCCCTGAAGTCGGTGCCGCCTTCCATCCGCGAGGCTGCCTTCGGCCTGGGCGCGTCGCCCATCCAGGTGGTCTTCCATCACGTGCTGCCGCTGGCCCTGCCGGGCATCCTCACCGGCACCATCATCGGCATGGCGCGCGCCCTTGGCGAATCGGCGCCGCTGTTGATGATCGGCATGGTCGCCTTCATCGTCAACGTACCGGCCGGCTTTACCGATCCGGCGACGGTCATGCCGGTCCAGGTCTACCTTTGGTCCGACGCCCCCGAGCGCGCTTTCGTGGAACGCACGTCGGCCGCCATCATCGTGCTGCTGGGCTTCCTCGTGTTCATGAACGCGCTGGCGGTCTACCTGCGCAAACGGTTCGAGATACGCTGGTAA
- the pstB gene encoding phosphate ABC transporter ATP-binding protein PstB: MKAADVSTYYGDKQALFGINLEIPEHVVTSLIGPSGCGKSTFLRCLNRMNDLIPGCRVTGKIEMDETDVNAKAVDVVHLRARIGMVFQKPNPFPKSVYDNIAYGPRIHGLAATRGEMDEVVRTSLEKAGLWNEVKDRLQEPGTGLSGGQQQRLCIARAIAVQPEVILMDEPCSALDPIATAKIEELIDELRANYTIIIVTHSMQQAARVSQRTAFFHLGELVEVGDTGQIFTNPRDPRTQGYITGRFG; encoded by the coding sequence ATGAAGGCCGCCGACGTGTCGACCTACTACGGCGACAAGCAGGCGCTGTTCGGCATCAATCTGGAAATTCCCGAGCATGTGGTGACATCGCTGATCGGCCCCTCGGGCTGCGGCAAGTCCACTTTCCTGCGCTGCCTCAACCGGATGAACGATCTGATCCCCGGCTGCCGGGTGACGGGAAAGATCGAGATGGACGAGACCGACGTCAACGCCAAGGCGGTCGACGTGGTGCACCTGCGGGCGCGCATCGGCATGGTTTTCCAGAAGCCCAATCCCTTCCCCAAGTCGGTCTACGACAACATCGCCTATGGTCCGCGCATCCACGGCCTGGCCGCCACTCGCGGCGAGATGGACGAGGTGGTGCGCACCAGCCTGGAAAAGGCCGGCCTGTGGAACGAGGTCAAGGACCGCCTGCAGGAACCGGGCACCGGCCTGTCCGGCGGCCAGCAGCAGCGCCTTTGCATCGCCCGCGCCATCGCCGTGCAGCCCGAGGTGATCCTGATGGACGAGCCTTGCTCGGCCCTCGATCCCATCGCCACCGCCAAGATCGAGGAACTGATCGACGAACTGCGCGCCAACTACACCATCATCATCGTCACCCATTCCATGCAGCAGGCGGCCCGCGTCTCGCAGCGCACGGCCTTCTTCCACCTGGGCGAACTGGTCGAGGTGGGCGACACCGGACAGATCTTCACCAATCCCCGGGACCCGCGGACCCAGGGATACATCACCGGCCGCTTCGGCTGA
- the phoU gene encoding phosphate signaling complex protein PhoU, which yields MTDHHIVKSFDEELVRLDNAIAEMGGLAEAQLADAIDALVKRDSEKAARVVAADKRIDLLERQVDHAAINLLALRQPVAGDLRAVVVALKTSALIERIGDYGKNIAKRAVALSQTPPMGAAATVARMSRLVQEMMKNVLDAYLTRDAGKAEDVRRRDGDVDALHTSLFRELLTYMMEDPRNISACTHLLFVAKNLERIGDHATNIAENVLFLVRGTEPEDSRPKGDTSSFTVIQPDRKGAE from the coding sequence ATGACCGACCACCACATCGTCAAGTCGTTCGACGAGGAACTCGTCCGCCTCGACAATGCGATCGCCGAGATGGGCGGGCTGGCGGAGGCGCAACTGGCCGACGCCATCGACGCCCTGGTCAAGCGCGACAGCGAAAAGGCGGCCCGCGTGGTGGCCGCCGACAAGCGCATCGACCTGCTGGAACGCCAAGTCGACCATGCCGCCATCAACCTTCTGGCGCTTCGCCAGCCCGTGGCGGGCGATTTGCGGGCGGTCGTGGTGGCGTTGAAGACATCGGCGCTGATCGAGCGCATCGGCGACTACGGCAAGAACATCGCCAAGCGGGCCGTCGCCCTGTCCCAGACGCCGCCCATGGGGGCCGCCGCCACGGTGGCCCGCATGTCGCGTCTGGTCCAGGAAATGATGAAGAACGTGCTGGACGCCTATCTGACCCGCGACGCCGGCAAGGCCGAGGACGTGCGCCGGCGCGACGGCGACGTGGACGCGCTGCACACCAGCCTGTTCCGCGAGTTGCTCACCTACATGATGGAAGATCCCCGCAACATCTCGGCCTGCACACACCTGTTGTTCGTCGCCAAGAACCTGGAACGCATCGGCGATCACGCCACCAACATCGCCGAAAACGTGCTGTTCCTGGTGCGCGGCACCGAACCGGAAGACAGTCGGCCCAAGGGCGACACTTCCAGCTTCACCGTCATTCAACCGGACAGGAAGGGCGCCGAATGA
- the phoB gene encoding phosphate regulon transcriptional regulator PhoB — translation MKPLALIVEDEPPLVEILKYNFEKEGFRTAIAMDGEEALLQIAEQAPDLVILDWMLPKLSGIEVCRQVRQKGETRGLPIIMLTARGEESDRIRGLDSGADDYVVKPFSPSELVARARAVLRRAAPGGDGETLRYEDVAMDLASHRVNRGERAVRLGPTEFRMLRVFLEKPGRVFSREQLLDKVWGRDIYVELRTVDVHIRRLRKALNDVGERDLIRTVRSAGYALDAEAD, via the coding sequence ATGAAGCCGCTGGCCCTGATCGTCGAGGACGAGCCCCCTCTCGTCGAGATCCTGAAATACAACTTCGAGAAGGAAGGGTTCCGCACCGCCATAGCCATGGACGGCGAGGAAGCCCTATTGCAGATCGCCGAACAAGCTCCCGACCTGGTGATCCTGGACTGGATGCTGCCCAAGCTGTCGGGCATCGAGGTCTGCCGCCAGGTGCGCCAGAAGGGCGAGACCCGCGGCCTGCCGATCATCATGCTGACCGCGCGCGGCGAGGAAAGCGACCGCATCCGCGGCCTGGACAGCGGCGCCGACGACTATGTGGTCAAGCCGTTTTCTCCTTCGGAACTGGTGGCCCGCGCCCGTGCCGTATTGCGCCGCGCCGCGCCGGGCGGCGACGGCGAGACGCTGCGTTACGAGGATGTGGCCATGGACCTGGCCTCGCACCGGGTCAACCGGGGCGAGCGGGCGGTCCGGCTGGGGCCCACCGAGTTCCGCATGCTCAGGGTTTTCCTGGAAAAACCCGGCCGCGTCTTTTCCCGCGAACAGCTCCTGGACAAGGTCTGGGGGCGCGACATCTACGTCGAACTGCGCACGGTGGACGTCCATATCCGCCGCTTGCGCAAGGCGCTCAACGACGTGGGCGAGCGGGACCTGATCCGCACGGTCCGTTCCGCCGGCTACGCGCTGGACGCCGAAGCGGACTGA
- a CDS encoding thioredoxin family protein produces MRKTLWIALALLLAAGTVRAEGPLRPDGLHTQPWIKGLSFLVLADDMKEAVAAGRKGLVVIFEQLGCPGCERLHKEVFADKDVVALLSANFDTLQINIHGSQEVTGFDGKAMTEKDYARKTGVNFTPTTLFLDPAGREVFRIPGPLPAVLFKGSIEYVLDGAPQRGILFPQWAQERREKRLGR; encoded by the coding sequence ATGCGAAAGACCCTGTGGATCGCCCTGGCCCTGCTGCTGGCGGCCGGTACGGTGCGGGCGGAAGGCCCCTTGCGGCCCGACGGGCTGCATACCCAGCCCTGGATCAAGGGTCTGTCCTTTCTGGTGCTTGCCGATGACATGAAGGAGGCCGTGGCGGCCGGCAGGAAGGGTTTGGTGGTGATCTTCGAGCAACTTGGGTGCCCCGGCTGCGAGCGTCTGCACAAGGAAGTCTTCGCCGACAAGGATGTCGTCGCCCTGCTGTCGGCCAACTTCGACACCCTGCAGATCAACATCCACGGCAGCCAGGAAGTCACCGGCTTCGACGGCAAGGCGATGACCGAAAAGGACTATGCGCGGAAGACCGGGGTCAACTTCACCCCCACCACCCTGTTCCTCGATCCCGCCGGCCGGGAGGTCTTCCGCATTCCCGGCCCGCTTCCGGCGGTGCTGTTCAAGGGCAGTATCGAGTACGTGCTGGACGGGGCGCCCCAGCGCGGCATCCTGTTCCCCCAGTGGGCGCAGGAACGGCGCGAGAAGCGCCTGGGACGATAG
- a CDS encoding heparinase II/III family protein, with protein sequence MGLTHLVRQALRLSPRAVAVQGGRYLRRLVGGRLAQARWSRTCTYADATGGLGVDFIPALPSAVLEPLAALLRAEAGRLLAHRFDLLGSGEVEIGHGMTCPGFLGIRFPAVPPPAEGDLASSLSPGNRGRSQAIRALIGVGYRPIDWQIDFRSGHRWSEAVWHAAQPYGHLPGVDVKVPWELGRLQHLPRLALAFALDPDDSRLRDEYRAQVLDFLAANPPGFGIQWACPMDVAIRGANLVLAHGLFVRHGARFDSTFLAELGAGLVAHGRHVRANLEWHPTRRGNHYLADLAGLTWIARALPEVPEARDWLVLATRELAAEIPRQLGPDGGGFEASTGYHRLVAEMAAWCLALDPAAFPAPCAERLMRAAEFSLHVTKPDGRAAQVGDTDNGRFFALLPQEEALDHRTSVAAINGLFGREDLAAFAGPQAGVAGALVFALAGGRRLDGGPGLAAMARRVGAQGVECTPVETVIHLPDPRLLEGLEAAAYPDFGIYLWRGPRFFLAVRCGGFGADGSGGHAHNDQLALELQVDGEDWLADPGSFVYTADSGLRNAYRSVLAHAAPRRGRDEPSPLDLGLFRLEDRCRATCLRFDAAGFLGIHHGFGPPVQRSIRLDAARGLVIVGDSGPERRTCELRSKAAVRAHFGPFPPFSPGYGRRDGKKS encoded by the coding sequence ATGGGTTTGACCCATCTGGTCCGCCAGGCTCTGCGCCTGTCGCCGCGCGCGGTTGCGGTCCAAGGGGGGCGCTATCTCCGGCGCCTTGTGGGCGGACGCCTGGCCCAGGCCCGATGGAGCCGGACCTGCACCTACGCAGACGCGACGGGCGGCCTGGGCGTCGATTTCATTCCGGCGCTTCCGTCCGCTGTTCTGGAGCCTCTGGCCGCCTTGCTGCGGGCGGAAGCCGGACGCCTCCTGGCCCATCGTTTCGATCTGCTGGGGTCGGGCGAGGTGGAGATCGGCCACGGCATGACCTGCCCCGGCTTTCTCGGCATCCGCTTCCCGGCCGTGCCGCCGCCGGCCGAAGGCGACTTGGCGAGTTCGCTATCGCCGGGCAACCGGGGGCGCTCCCAGGCCATCCGGGCCCTGATCGGGGTCGGCTACCGCCCCATCGACTGGCAGATCGACTTCCGATCCGGCCATCGCTGGTCGGAGGCGGTCTGGCATGCGGCCCAGCCTTACGGACACCTGCCGGGCGTCGACGTCAAGGTGCCGTGGGAACTGGGGCGACTGCAACATCTGCCGCGCCTGGCCCTGGCCTTCGCACTCGATCCCGACGATAGCCGCCTGCGCGACGAATACCGCGCTCAGGTTCTCGACTTCCTGGCTGCCAACCCGCCCGGCTTCGGCATCCAATGGGCCTGCCCGATGGACGTGGCCATCCGGGGCGCCAACCTGGTGCTCGCCCATGGCCTGTTCGTCCGTCACGGGGCAAGGTTCGATTCTACCTTCCTGGCCGAACTGGGAGCCGGTCTGGTCGCCCACGGCCGCCATGTCCGGGCCAACCTGGAATGGCATCCGACCCGGCGCGGCAACCACTACCTGGCAGATCTGGCCGGCTTGACGTGGATCGCCAGGGCCTTGCCCGAAGTTCCCGAGGCCCGGGATTGGCTCGTCTTGGCGACGCGGGAACTGGCGGCGGAAATTCCGCGCCAGTTAGGCCCCGACGGCGGGGGATTCGAAGCCTCCACGGGCTATCACCGCCTGGTCGCCGAAATGGCCGCCTGGTGCCTGGCTCTCGATCCCGCGGCCTTTCCGGCACCCTGCGCGGAACGTCTGATGCGGGCGGCCGAATTCAGTCTGCACGTCACCAAGCCCGATGGCCGGGCGGCGCAGGTGGGCGATACCGACAACGGCCGCTTCTTCGCCTTGCTGCCGCAAGAGGAAGCGCTCGATCACCGAACGAGCGTCGCCGCCATCAATGGCCTGTTCGGCCGCGAGGACCTGGCCGCCTTCGCCGGTCCTCAAGCCGGGGTCGCCGGGGCCTTGGTTTTTGCCCTGGCAGGCGGCCGGCGCCTGGACGGCGGGCCGGGCTTGGCCGCCATGGCCCGCCGCGTCGGGGCGCAAGGGGTGGAATGCACGCCGGTCGAGACCGTGATCCACCTGCCGGACCCGCGCCTCCTGGAAGGCCTGGAGGCCGCCGCCTATCCCGACTTCGGGATCTATCTGTGGCGGGGGCCGCGCTTCTTCCTGGCGGTGCGGTGCGGCGGCTTCGGGGCCGACGGCAGCGGCGGCCACGCCCATAACGACCAACTCGCCCTCGAACTTCAGGTGGACGGGGAGGACTGGCTGGCCGATCCCGGCTCTTTCGTCTATACGGCCGATTCGGGGCTGCGGAACGCGTACAGGTCGGTTCTCGCCCACGCCGCCCCGCGCCGGGGGCGGGACGAGCCTTCGCCACTCGACCTGGGGTTGTTCCGCCTCGAGGATCGGTGCCGGGCGACCTGTCTGCGCTTCGACGCCGCCGGCTTCCTGGGCATCCACCACGGCTTCGGGCCTCCGGTGCAGCGTTCGATCCGCCTCGATGCCGCGCGCGGCTTGGTGATCGTCGGCGACAGCGGGCCGGAGCGCCGGACCTGCGAACTGCGGTCCAAGGCGGCGGTCCGGGCCCATTTCGGTCCGTTTCCCCCCTTTTCGCCCGGATACGGCCGGCGAGATGGGAAAAAGTCCTAA